Proteins from a single region of Leptospira brenneri:
- a CDS encoding TetR/AcrR family transcriptional regulator, which yields MSLEFKVPVQSRSRDRVELILKTARDLIGEKGIDAVSMREIAQTAGIQIGSLYQYFPGKSVLLLTIMNQYYDSLYEETKKILEPVQTIYELEIASEKAFKQFVSIFQKDPALANLWAGARAIPELVSEDNRDTYRNADLIVKTTLRCLPNLKESEIRPFALYFSHTLGMVIRFVREIDGEHGKAVMKETLEILKLKLRVYEKLAKQKSKPKKVIHKN from the coding sequence ATGAGTCTCGAGTTCAAAGTCCCCGTTCAAAGCAGAAGCCGAGATCGAGTGGAACTCATTTTAAAAACAGCAAGGGACTTAATTGGTGAAAAAGGAATCGATGCCGTAAGTATGCGGGAAATCGCCCAAACCGCTGGAATTCAAATTGGATCTTTGTACCAATACTTCCCGGGAAAGAGCGTTTTATTATTAACAATCATGAATCAATACTATGATTCCTTGTATGAAGAAACAAAAAAAATCTTAGAGCCTGTGCAGACAATTTATGAATTGGAAATAGCTTCTGAAAAAGCTTTTAAACAGTTTGTTTCTATATTTCAAAAAGATCCAGCACTGGCCAATCTCTGGGCGGGTGCCAGGGCCATACCTGAATTAGTTTCCGAGGACAATCGCGATACCTATCGAAATGCTGACTTAATCGTAAAAACTACTTTGCGTTGTCTTCCGAACTTAAAGGAATCGGAAATCCGACCTTTCGCATTGTATTTTAGTCACACCCTTGGAATGGTCATTCGGTTTGTTCGGGAAATTGATGGGGAACATGGCAAAGCGGTTATGAAGGAAACATTAGAAATTCTCAAACTAAAACTAA